One Granulicella sp. 5B5 DNA window includes the following coding sequences:
- a CDS encoding response regulator: MAKRRVLLVDDEVAILLTMKAVLELNGFEVETAASAKEARLKIKHHEYQMVMTDMRMESDAAGREVIQAARTAPYHPAVALLTAYPEDEGGDTGADQMLVKPMQTALLVKAIEKLLANHAAKLTRLASAAAAPPKAAAKKSAAKRLASKKLPVKKTVIGKSAARKKVATKKRKR, translated from the coding sequence ATGGCGAAGCGCCGCGTACTGCTGGTGGACGACGAGGTAGCGATCCTGCTGACGATGAAGGCCGTGCTGGAGCTGAACGGGTTCGAGGTGGAGACCGCGGCGAGCGCGAAGGAAGCGCGCCTGAAGATCAAGCACCACGAGTACCAGATGGTGATGACCGACATGCGCATGGAGAGCGATGCCGCTGGCCGCGAGGTGATCCAGGCCGCGCGGACGGCACCGTATCATCCAGCGGTGGCTCTGCTGACCGCCTACCCCGAAGATGAGGGCGGCGACACCGGTGCGGACCAGATGCTCGTGAAGCCGATGCAGACAGCCCTGCTGGTGAAGGCGATCGAGAAGCTGCTGGCCAACCACGCGGCGAAGCTCACAAGGCTGGCAAGCGCCGCAGCCGCGCCACCGAAGGCTGCGGCGAAGAAGTCCGCGGCCAAGCGGCTGGCCAGCAAGAAGCTGCCTGTAAAGAAGACCGTGATCGGCAAGTCAGCCGCGCGGAAGAAGGTCGCGACGAAGAAGCGCAAGCGCTAA
- a CDS encoding TonB-dependent receptor, which produces MSGALYSLVCLIVCFAVPARAQTGGQGALQGTITDPTGAVVPNAKVVATAQASGVKTTAVSSSGGLYSLTPLVPDLYTVTVTAPGFKVFTQKNIEVNGLNITGFNAALAVGLDTEVVTVTDAPPQLQTTQSGVGAVITDETYESLPIVMNGQQRDPTSVATLAPGAQAGSRAPLFSGTGNYLAEVYVNGIPTTTANQQGDNRVVSNGVPVESVDQLQVISSAPSAEYQGAGAIGFTIKSGGNQYHGQVVDFVRNTIFDTWGFAGNQQTKDVLVNGVITREPAGKPVEHQNEISASFGGPIPFTHKKGFFFVNYDKFHGTSGVQPAPFTIPTTLMTQGNFTQLGTGNYLYNPLTNSCTGNTCTRQPYMGLVNGVPTANVLPSTSISSISAYEQKFMPSPNLSGLVNNYLVGGLSGYNNHEIVANVAYDLFHGQRISFTYIHGVRQSIGYGATLPLPYTNGDSSDLAPTMLILEHSIPITDHLVNQLSYGFTRFTQPVLAPTAGLTQYSAATAGITGLPVGQASGNFPGTTFGTSTLFTTAPYEWTENGASDASHNVVPNAFTLVDNLSWTKGKHNMTFGFQTQWLEDNTSAQSTPSGIYTQAFAATSTAPYTGTSLDSTKGGYSYASFLLGAVNSGATSVPLFVETGGRFHPWSPYFQDNWQVRPNLTINLGLRWDYLPPYHEAQDRWAFFNPNATNPLTGSPGQLEYAGNRGAAISCQCRTPVNTYWKNWGPRLGLEWAADPKTVFRIGYALAYSRAGGVGGRAGDSTGTGQDGFGSSIVLNPAVNTGAAAGPSYYLNDSADFTAAGAANTNFGGPGYVIPTPAGPAASSLTLGIGNYLNSAGTYVSAGGAPAYADPYLSGRAPEFNFYNLAIQRAITNNLTVTVGYSGSESHFVAGAGVPGFWSGQVNPAVLPGLASVVGTDGKTPVLNLPATPGNVALAQAASSAVVLPYSSYVQTASGGNSTASIARMLRPYPQYSAPPSPEWDNIANISYNAFELTLKQREYKGVSFTLNYTYSRNIGDDGTTRSAFAVPAAASSSGVALPGNNRADRDIVATDTPQNLNVFGYVKSPFGANKLLGGNWFGRNLLGGWQISPIFSYYSGTPILVTGSGCSGELGSGATCMPDIVPGRQNSIRIHGGFGSHGVTYANYAQTPLLDSTAFQTLNYFPLPAGDTASPITKIGDSPRSHLNLWSPSHYDIDSAIQRQFNIPKTRMNFIFRAECFDCSNKVTFTMAQTQAVAAYYSGAQPGTPSPASANGSFGLLSGESGNRRWQFSGRVQF; this is translated from the coding sequence TTGTCAGGGGCCCTGTACTCTCTTGTCTGCCTTATTGTCTGTTTCGCTGTCCCCGCCCGTGCCCAAACCGGCGGCCAGGGCGCGCTGCAGGGCACCATCACCGATCCGACCGGCGCCGTCGTTCCCAACGCCAAGGTCGTTGCCACGGCGCAGGCCTCCGGAGTGAAGACTACCGCTGTCTCCTCTTCGGGTGGTCTCTACAGCCTCACGCCGCTGGTGCCCGATCTCTACACTGTCACCGTGACGGCGCCGGGCTTCAAGGTCTTCACGCAGAAAAATATTGAGGTCAACGGCCTCAATATCACGGGCTTCAACGCCGCGCTCGCGGTCGGGTTGGACACCGAAGTTGTCACCGTCACGGATGCGCCGCCACAGCTGCAGACGACACAGTCTGGCGTCGGCGCCGTCATTACCGATGAGACCTACGAGTCCCTGCCGATCGTCATGAACGGCCAGCAGAGAGATCCCACCTCGGTGGCCACGCTCGCGCCCGGTGCGCAGGCCGGCAGCCGTGCTCCGCTCTTTTCCGGCACCGGCAACTACCTCGCTGAGGTCTACGTCAACGGCATCCCCACCACCACCGCCAACCAGCAGGGCGACAACCGCGTCGTCTCCAACGGCGTTCCTGTGGAGTCCGTCGACCAGCTTCAGGTCATCTCCTCGGCTCCCTCAGCCGAGTACCAGGGCGCTGGTGCCATCGGCTTCACTATCAAGTCCGGCGGCAACCAGTATCACGGCCAGGTCGTCGACTTCGTCCGCAATACCATCTTTGACACTTGGGGCTTCGCTGGCAATCAACAGACCAAGGATGTTCTCGTCAACGGCGTCATCACCCGCGAACCTGCAGGCAAGCCCGTTGAGCACCAGAACGAGATCTCTGCCTCCTTCGGCGGTCCCATCCCCTTCACCCACAAGAAGGGTTTCTTCTTCGTCAACTACGACAAGTTCCATGGCACCAGCGGCGTCCAGCCCGCGCCCTTCACGATTCCCACCACGCTCATGACGCAGGGCAACTTCACCCAGCTCGGCACGGGCAACTATCTTTACAACCCGCTCACCAACTCCTGTACCGGCAACACCTGCACGCGTCAGCCGTACATGGGGCTGGTCAACGGCGTTCCTACGGCCAACGTGCTGCCGTCTACTTCCATTTCGTCCATCTCCGCGTATGAGCAGAAGTTCATGCCATCGCCGAACCTCTCCGGCCTGGTGAACAACTACCTCGTCGGCGGCCTTAGCGGCTATAACAACCACGAGATCGTCGCCAACGTCGCGTACGACCTCTTCCACGGCCAGCGCATTTCATTCACCTACATCCATGGCGTCCGTCAGTCCATTGGCTACGGGGCCACTCTGCCGCTGCCGTATACCAACGGCGACAGCTCCGATCTCGCTCCCACCATGCTCATCCTCGAGCACTCCATTCCTATCACCGACCATCTCGTCAACCAGCTCAGCTACGGATTTACGCGCTTCACGCAGCCGGTGCTCGCGCCCACGGCAGGTCTTACCCAGTACAGCGCTGCCACGGCTGGAATCACCGGGCTGCCTGTCGGCCAGGCTTCCGGCAACTTCCCCGGCACCACCTTCGGCACGTCCACGCTCTTCACCACCGCGCCGTATGAGTGGACAGAGAACGGCGCTTCCGACGCCAGCCACAATGTCGTCCCCAACGCCTTTACTCTCGTCGACAACCTCAGCTGGACCAAGGGCAAGCACAACATGACCTTTGGCTTCCAGACCCAATGGCTGGAGGACAACACCTCCGCGCAGAGCACACCCTCGGGTATCTACACGCAGGCCTTTGCCGCAACCTCCACCGCGCCTTACACCGGCACCTCGCTCGACTCCACCAAGGGCGGCTACTCGTACGCCAGCTTCCTTCTCGGCGCCGTCAACTCCGGCGCTACCTCGGTGCCTCTCTTCGTAGAGACCGGGGGGCGCTTCCATCCCTGGTCGCCCTACTTCCAGGACAACTGGCAGGTACGCCCCAACCTCACCATCAACCTTGGTTTGCGCTGGGATTACCTCCCGCCCTATCACGAGGCGCAGGACCGTTGGGCTTTCTTCAATCCCAATGCCACCAACCCCCTCACCGGCTCGCCTGGCCAGCTTGAGTACGCAGGCAACCGTGGCGCCGCCATCAGCTGCCAGTGCCGCACCCCGGTCAATACCTACTGGAAGAACTGGGGCCCGCGCCTGGGTCTTGAGTGGGCCGCTGATCCCAAAACTGTCTTCCGCATAGGCTATGCTCTCGCTTACTCCCGCGCTGGCGGCGTCGGCGGCCGCGCTGGCGACTCCACCGGCACCGGTCAGGATGGCTTCGGTTCCAGCATCGTTCTTAATCCAGCCGTCAACACCGGCGCCGCTGCTGGCCCGTCCTACTACCTGAATGACAGCGCAGACTTCACCGCCGCTGGCGCAGCCAACACCAACTTCGGTGGTCCTGGCTACGTCATTCCGACCCCGGCTGGCCCCGCTGCCTCATCGCTGACGCTCGGCATCGGCAACTACCTCAACTCCGCTGGCACCTATGTCTCTGCGGGTGGCGCTCCTGCCTATGCTGACCCCTATCTCTCGGGCCGTGCACCGGAGTTCAACTTCTACAACCTGGCCATTCAGCGGGCCATCACCAATAACCTCACTGTTACCGTTGGTTACTCCGGCAGCGAGTCCCACTTCGTCGCCGGTGCAGGCGTCCCGGGCTTCTGGTCAGGCCAGGTCAATCCTGCTGTCCTCCCCGGGCTCGCCTCGGTCGTTGGTACCGATGGCAAAACCCCTGTGTTGAATCTCCCCGCGACGCCTGGCAACGTGGCTCTCGCTCAGGCTGCTTCCTCGGCTGTCGTTCTGCCTTACTCCTCGTATGTGCAGACCGCCAGCGGCGGCAATAGCACCGCCTCCATCGCTCGCATGCTGCGTCCCTACCCGCAGTACTCTGCCCCCCCCAGCCCTGAGTGGGACAACATCGCCAACATCTCCTACAACGCCTTCGAGCTCACCCTCAAGCAACGTGAATACAAGGGAGTCAGCTTCACTCTTAACTACACGTACTCTCGCAACATCGGCGACGACGGCACCACACGCAGTGCCTTCGCCGTCCCGGCTGCAGCCTCCTCCAGTGGGGTCGCTCTCCCCGGTAATAACCGTGCCGACCGCGACATCGTCGCCACGGACACACCGCAGAACCTCAATGTCTTCGGCTACGTCAAATCGCCCTTCGGCGCCAACAAGCTCTTGGGAGGCAACTGGTTTGGCCGGAACCTTCTCGGCGGTTGGCAGATCTCTCCGATCTTCAGTTACTACTCCGGCACGCCGATTCTCGTCACAGGTTCTGGCTGCAGTGGAGAACTCGGCTCGGGCGCTACCTGCATGCCCGATATTGTCCCCGGCCGTCAGAACTCCATCCGCATCCATGGCGGCTTCGGCAGCCACGGAGTTACCTACGCCAACTACGCGCAGACCCCATTGCTCGACAGCACTGCCTTCCAGACCCTCAACTACTTCCCGCTTCCTGCCGGGGACACGGCCAGCCCTATCACCAAGATAGGCGACTCCCCCCGCAGCCACCTCAACCTCTGGTCCCCCAGCCATTACGATATTGATTCTGCGATTCAACGCCAGTTCAACATCCCCAAAACGCGCATGAACTTCATCTTCCGTGCGGAGTGCTTCGACTGCAGCAACAAGGTTACCTTCACCATGGCGCAGACCCAGGCTGTGGCAGCCTACTACTCTGGGGCACAGCCTGGCACGCCCTCACCCGCCAGCGCGAACGGCTCTTTCGGCCTGCTGAGTGGCGAAAGTGGAAACCGCCGCTGGCAGTTCTCCGGCCGCGTCCAGTTCTAA
- the dnaG gene encoding DNA primase has product MADNFAQLVKQQADIARIVGDYIKLRKSGANWSALCPFHKEKSGSFYLYPATASYYCFGCKEHGDVFTFVMKMESLTFPEAVRAVATKMGIPLPQREFNSPEEAKSAGLRKQLIDAHEAATQYFQQNLRSPEAARAREYLSSRSVSPETIERFRLGYAPESFNDMRDRLGKFFSEEVLRASGLFSWKEQEDGSPGAMYARFRKRITFPINNEQGKPIAFTARALDSADVDAKAGPKYLNSPETPLYTKGHVLFNLDKAKEAMRQTKLVLLVEGQMDCISAYMGGIKNVIATSGTAFTEAQLRLLSKYLQESFAVDGSIRRPTATLNFDPDQAGAKATEKTIELLQQHNYSVRVHTLEGGLDPDRYIRERGIADYLAVIKSSSEYWEFSINRARTIFPINTPQGKVQALNYLLPIIRRETNPIVRGEFAENAAQKIGIESAMMRQELKQAAHQRLESVRAAQPTGVSEVERILLCALVLPEADSARALAAERLGENPSWFAELPCAAVMEVLVNAPAPDNPFDAAPDEASRTLLASALHTGSADEAPEVFHRKVQGALEALQERYVDRRLREVTQQIAESERRGDEAMRLRLMQELMRLNRERQR; this is encoded by the coding sequence ATGGCAGATAACTTCGCACAACTTGTAAAGCAGCAGGCCGACATCGCCCGCATCGTCGGCGACTACATCAAGCTGCGTAAGTCCGGCGCGAACTGGTCTGCCCTGTGCCCGTTCCACAAGGAAAAATCCGGTTCCTTCTACCTCTATCCCGCCACGGCGAGCTACTACTGCTTCGGCTGCAAGGAGCATGGCGACGTCTTCACCTTTGTGATGAAGATGGAGTCGCTCACCTTCCCCGAGGCCGTTCGTGCCGTTGCGACGAAGATGGGCATCCCGCTGCCGCAGCGCGAGTTCAATTCGCCGGAGGAGGCGAAGTCGGCTGGCCTGCGCAAGCAGCTCATCGACGCGCACGAGGCCGCTACGCAGTACTTCCAGCAGAACCTGCGCTCGCCGGAGGCCGCCCGCGCTCGCGAGTATCTCTCCAGCCGCAGCGTCTCGCCCGAGACCATCGAGCGCTTCCGCCTCGGCTACGCGCCGGAGAGCTTCAACGACATGCGCGACCGCCTCGGTAAGTTCTTCTCCGAAGAGGTGCTGCGTGCCAGTGGTCTCTTCAGCTGGAAGGAGCAGGAGGATGGCAGCCCCGGCGCAATGTATGCGCGCTTCCGCAAACGCATCACGTTTCCGATCAACAACGAGCAGGGCAAGCCCATCGCCTTCACTGCCCGCGCACTCGACTCGGCGGATGTTGATGCGAAGGCCGGGCCCAAGTATCTCAACTCGCCGGAGACGCCGCTCTACACAAAAGGCCACGTCCTCTTCAATCTCGACAAGGCCAAGGAGGCGATGCGTCAAACGAAGTTGGTGCTACTTGTCGAAGGCCAGATGGACTGTATCTCGGCCTATATGGGCGGAATTAAGAATGTGATCGCCACTAGTGGAACGGCTTTTACTGAGGCACAGTTACGGCTTCTATCCAAATATTTACAGGAGTCTTTTGCGGTGGATGGATCCATTAGGCGGCCAACTGCGACCTTGAACTTCGACCCTGACCAAGCCGGTGCAAAGGCAACGGAGAAGACGATTGAGTTGCTCCAGCAGCATAATTACAGTGTGCGGGTGCATACGCTTGAAGGAGGCCTAGACCCGGATCGTTACATCAGAGAGCGCGGTATAGCCGACTACTTGGCGGTGATAAAGAGTTCGAGCGAATATTGGGAGTTTTCTATAAATCGAGCAAGAACGATCTTCCCGATAAATACACCTCAAGGAAAGGTACAAGCGCTCAACTATCTACTGCCCATCATCCGTAGGGAGACGAACCCTATCGTCCGTGGTGAATTTGCGGAGAACGCTGCGCAGAAAATCGGCATTGAGAGCGCGATGATGCGGCAGGAACTCAAGCAGGCCGCCCACCAGCGTCTGGAAAGCGTCCGAGCCGCGCAACCCACGGGGGTGAGTGAGGTCGAGCGCATCCTGCTCTGCGCGCTCGTTCTGCCGGAAGCTGACTCCGCGCGCGCCCTCGCCGCCGAACGCCTCGGCGAAAACCCGTCCTGGTTTGCCGAGCTTCCCTGTGCTGCTGTGATGGAGGTGCTCGTCAACGCGCCCGCGCCGGACAACCCCTTTGATGCCGCGCCCGACGAGGCCTCGCGCACGCTGCTCGCCAGCGCGCTGCACACCGGCTCCGCGGACGAGGCTCCCGAGGTCTTCCATCGCAAGGTGCAGGGAGCGCTCGAAGCCCTGCAAGAGCGCTACGTCGACCGCCGTCTGCGCGAGGTCACACAGCAGATCGCCGAGTCCGAACGCCGCGGCGATGAGGCCATGCGCCTGCGCCTGATGCAGGAGTTGATGCGTTTAAACCGCGAGCGTCAGCGCTAA
- a CDS encoding oxidoreductase, which translates to MATTHWTSAQIPTLNGKTVLITGANSGIGYQAALELARHGAHVLLGCRSRQKGEQALARLRSESPGASAELVLLDVSLLSDVRRFATEFFARGVALDILINNAGVMALNPRQVTPEGFERQFATNHLGHFALTGLLLPALGASPAPRVVTVASIAHQGGKIHFDDLQLARGYTPWGAYNQSKLANILFARELARRAAGTKLLSLPVHPGVSQTSIVANGPGDKDLKTFVLFKFARFLTQPDAAGALPTLYAATSPEARSGDYIGPDGFMEMKGYPTVVKPRPHALDQSTGERLWTVSEQLTGVVYPAFQ; encoded by the coding sequence ATGGCAACAACCCATTGGACATCCGCACAAATCCCCACGCTCAACGGCAAAACAGTGCTTATTACCGGGGCCAACAGCGGCATCGGCTACCAGGCGGCGCTGGAGCTCGCCCGCCACGGCGCGCACGTCCTGCTCGGCTGCCGCAGCCGGCAGAAAGGTGAGCAGGCGCTGGCGCGGCTACGGTCGGAGTCTCCTGGTGCCTCGGCGGAGCTGGTGCTGCTGGACGTCTCGCTGCTTAGCGACGTCCGCCGCTTCGCCACAGAATTCTTCGCCCGTGGCGTCGCTCTCGACATCCTCATCAACAATGCCGGCGTGATGGCGCTGAACCCGCGTCAGGTCACTCCGGAAGGGTTCGAGCGCCAGTTTGCCACCAACCATCTGGGCCACTTTGCGCTGACCGGCCTGCTGCTGCCTGCGCTCGGGGCCTCACCGGCACCGCGTGTCGTCACCGTCGCGTCGATCGCGCATCAGGGCGGCAAGATCCACTTCGACGACCTTCAGCTCGCACGCGGCTATACGCCGTGGGGCGCGTACAACCAGTCCAAGCTCGCCAACATTCTGTTTGCGCGCGAGCTTGCCCGGCGCGCCGCTGGCACCAAGCTGCTCAGCTTGCCGGTGCATCCCGGCGTGTCGCAGACCAGCATCGTCGCCAACGGGCCCGGCGACAAGGACCTGAAGACTTTCGTCCTCTTCAAATTTGCAAGGTTCCTGACGCAGCCTGACGCCGCTGGCGCGCTGCCGACGCTTTACGCTGCCACCAGCCCCGAGGCGCGCTCGGGCGACTACATCGGCCCTGACGGCTTTATGGAGATGAAGGGCTATCCCACGGTCGTCAAGCCCCGCCCTCACGCTCTCGACCAGTCCACCGGCGAGCGCCTGTGGACTGTCAGCGAGCAGCTTACAGGCGTCGTTTACCCGGCCTTCCAGTAG
- a CDS encoding RNA methyltransferase: protein MLTSDARAQLTVVLVGARNPSNIGAAARAIYDFGFSDLRVVNEYAAPFEAAQLEDQSAGLPEVKSAVRASSVMQRARRFDALAEAIADCQLVVGTTAIGAREMRQKIEPIRETAPRVREALDGGLRVALLFGSEKTGLTNDQLSHCSVLTTVPMYQPEGERHLSMNLGQSVAVCLYELSREGFDGMRELPVLHEAAATVEDRERLTQLLLDAMHVTGYTRRYPHNAHEPLVRQLVQQLGTSHREAMTWMGFLRQVLRREQGETQ from the coding sequence ATGCTGACGAGTGACGCGCGGGCGCAGTTGACGGTGGTGCTGGTCGGGGCTCGGAACCCGAGCAACATTGGCGCGGCGGCGCGGGCGATATACGACTTCGGGTTCAGTGACCTGCGAGTGGTGAACGAGTACGCGGCGCCGTTTGAGGCGGCGCAGCTGGAAGATCAGAGCGCCGGCCTGCCGGAGGTGAAATCTGCCGTGCGGGCGAGCTCTGTAATGCAGCGGGCGCGGCGGTTCGATGCACTGGCCGAGGCGATTGCGGACTGCCAGCTGGTGGTGGGAACAACAGCGATCGGAGCGCGCGAGATGCGGCAGAAGATAGAGCCGATACGCGAGACCGCTCCGCGAGTGCGCGAGGCGCTGGACGGTGGGCTGCGTGTGGCATTGCTCTTCGGAAGCGAGAAGACAGGACTGACCAATGATCAGCTAAGCCATTGCAGCGTGCTGACGACGGTGCCGATGTATCAGCCGGAAGGCGAGCGGCATCTCTCGATGAACTTGGGGCAGTCGGTGGCTGTGTGCTTGTATGAGCTGTCGCGCGAGGGCTTCGACGGCATGCGCGAGCTGCCAGTGCTGCATGAAGCGGCGGCCACGGTGGAAGACCGTGAGCGGTTGACGCAGCTGCTGCTCGATGCAATGCACGTGACGGGCTACACGAGGCGCTATCCGCACAACGCGCATGAGCCGCTGGTACGGCAACTGGTGCAGCAGCTAGGCACAAGCCATCGCGAGGCGATGACCTGGATGGGGTTCCTGCGACAGGTGCTGCGGCGCGAGCAGGGCGAAACACAATAA